One window from the genome of Natrialba magadii ATCC 43099 encodes:
- a CDS encoding HTTM domain-containing protein has protein sequence MTSRPSTPRSLVAAPDFWTDALESRLGIDLRALAAFRIGLGLVLLIDLLTLRLPGLRTFYTDQGVFPRETLAETYPLFEVVSIHALSGAAWFQALLLALAGLFAASLLVGYRTRLATVGALALTASLHARNPLVLNGGDTILLSFLALGLFLPLSARWSIDARRRANDSASQKRTGLDSHSRTCSLATATMLVHFTLIYGTNAILKFQSDAWLSGIAVQRILHLEQYMTPIGSALSELSLALTAANWFWIALLSSSVVLLVVTGRLRLALVAGFVGTHLGMAATMRLGVFPLVMISGLLLFVPSPVWRELESVVETRTPERLVAGRPARGDGGTAGRGADDVASTPSDSPQGLWATLNASRGVGVLSTALVVCLFATLLFWHAAAVGVGGPAAITDADEDLGSWSFFAPNPPDAYSWYAIDATLESGETVETHVDGTTVRADRPPDGTTAYPSTLWKRYGVNVRYVGDVYYEPVAAFSCEQVGGQFDQPVESVTVVHVEQPVGPDGPLDEPDRQERIESAC, from the coding sequence ATGACATCCCGTCCGTCTACACCCCGTTCACTGGTCGCAGCGCCCGATTTCTGGACCGACGCACTCGAGTCCCGGCTGGGAATCGACCTGCGAGCGCTGGCTGCGTTTCGGATCGGACTCGGTCTCGTACTACTGATCGATCTCCTTACGTTGCGACTGCCCGGGCTGCGGACGTTCTACACCGATCAGGGCGTGTTTCCCAGGGAAACGCTCGCGGAAACGTACCCCCTCTTCGAAGTGGTCTCGATCCACGCCCTCTCGGGCGCTGCGTGGTTCCAGGCACTGCTTCTCGCGCTCGCCGGCCTGTTCGCAGCCTCGCTGCTCGTCGGCTACCGAACCCGGCTCGCGACGGTCGGCGCGCTCGCTCTCACCGCGTCGCTCCACGCCCGCAATCCGTTGGTGCTCAACGGCGGCGATACGATCCTCCTCTCGTTTCTCGCACTCGGGCTTTTTCTCCCGCTCAGCGCTCGATGGTCGATCGACGCACGTCGGCGCGCGAACGACTCGGCGAGCCAGAAACGGACGGGACTCGACAGTCACAGTCGCACCTGTTCGCTCGCAACCGCGACGATGCTCGTCCACTTCACGCTCATCTACGGTACCAACGCGATCCTCAAATTCCAGAGCGACGCCTGGCTCAGCGGCATCGCCGTCCAGCGGATACTCCACCTCGAACAGTACATGACGCCGATCGGCTCCGCCCTCTCGGAGCTCTCGCTGGCCCTTACCGCAGCCAACTGGTTCTGGATCGCGCTGCTCTCGAGTAGCGTCGTGCTGCTCGTCGTCACCGGTCGACTCCGACTCGCACTCGTGGCGGGCTTCGTCGGAACGCATCTAGGGATGGCCGCGACGATGCGACTCGGCGTCTTCCCGCTCGTCATGATCTCGGGTCTGCTGTTGTTCGTGCCGTCGCCAGTCTGGCGGGAACTCGAGTCCGTCGTCGAAACGCGGACGCCGGAGCGGCTGGTGGCTGGCCGACCGGCGCGTGGTGACGGTGGAACAGCGGGACGCGGTGCTGATGATGTGGCGTCCACGCCATCTGACTCACCGCAGGGCTTGTGGGCCACGCTGAACGCGAGCCGCGGGGTGGGTGTTCTCAGCACCGCCCTCGTCGTGTGTCTGTTCGCGACACTGCTGTTCTGGCACGCTGCGGCCGTCGGCGTTGGCGGCCCCGCTGCAATCACCGACGCTGACGAGGACCTCGGTAGCTGGTCGTTCTTCGCGCCGAATCCACCCGACGCCTACAGCTGGTACGCTATCGACGCGACACTCGAGTCCGGTGAGACAGTCGAAACGCACGTGGACGGAACCACCGTCCGCGCTGACCGGCCACCGGACGGGACGACGGCCTATCCGTCGACACTCTGGAAACGCTACGGGGTGAACGTACGGTACGTCGGGGACGTCTACTACGAACCGGTGGCTGCGTTCAGTTGCGAGCAGGTCGGCGGGCAGTTCGACCAGCCGGTCGAGTCGGTGACCGTCGTCCACGTCGAACAACCAGTCGGGCCGGACGGCCCGCTCGATGAGCCGGATCGACAGGAGCGAATCGAGTCCGCCTGCTGA
- the leuD gene encoding 3-isopropylmalate dehydratase small subunit, with amino-acid sequence MTDTDEVEIPEVNYVSGSGLPVRGNDIDTDQIIPARFMKVVTFDGLGEFAFFDQRFTEDDDLKDHPFNEDQFQDSSVMVVNSNFGCGSSREHAPQALMRWGIDAIIGESFAEIFAGNCLALGIPTVTADSETIQEIQDWVDANPDGELEIDVEAEQVRYGDTTVDVTVDDAQRKALVEGVWDTTALMKSNAGAVQETAAELPYVSDAEANGSGSESESSSSAD; translated from the coding sequence ATGACCGACACAGATGAAGTCGAGATCCCGGAAGTCAACTACGTCTCGGGGTCGGGCCTCCCGGTCCGCGGCAACGACATCGACACCGACCAGATCATCCCCGCGCGCTTTATGAAGGTCGTCACCTTCGACGGCCTCGGCGAGTTCGCGTTCTTCGACCAGCGGTTTACCGAGGACGACGACCTCAAAGACCACCCGTTCAACGAGGACCAGTTCCAGGACTCCTCGGTGATGGTCGTCAACTCCAACTTCGGCTGTGGCTCCTCGCGCGAGCACGCACCCCAGGCGCTGATGCGCTGGGGAATCGACGCCATCATCGGCGAGAGCTTCGCCGAGATTTTCGCGGGCAACTGCCTGGCGCTCGGCATTCCGACCGTCACGGCTGACAGCGAGACGATCCAGGAGATCCAGGACTGGGTCGACGCGAATCCCGACGGGGAACTCGAGATCGACGTCGAAGCAGAACAGGTCAGGTACGGTGACACCACCGTCGACGTCACCGTCGACGACGCCCAGCGCAAGGCGCTCGTCGAGGGCGTCTGGGATACGACGGCGTTGATGAAGTCGAACGCCGGTGCGGTGCAGGAGACTGCAGCCGAGCTTCCCTACGTTTCAGACGCGGAAGCGAACGGGTCCGGGTCTGAATCCGAATCCAGTTCGAGCGCCGACTGA
- the leuC gene encoding 3-isopropylmalate dehydratase large subunit: MSEGTLYDKVWDHHKVTTLPTGQDQLFIGLHLIHEVTSPQAFGMLEERDLEVAYPELTHATVDHIIPTADQSRPYEEDAAEEMMRELEENVREAGIEFSDPDSGDQGIVHVVGPEQGLTQPGKTIVCGDSHTSTHGAFGALAFGIGTSQIRDVLATGTVAMEKQKVRKIQIDGELGDGVEAKDVILEIISRLGTEGGVGYVYEYAGEAIENLGMEGRMSICNMSIEGGARAGYVNPDETTYEWLEETDYFQENPEKFEELKPYWESIRSDDDAEYDDVVHIDADELEPVVTWGTTPGQGIGITDPIPAPEDLPEDKQDTARRAQEHMRVEPGETMDGYEIDVAFLGSCTNARLPDLRRAARIVEGRQVADDVRAMVVPGSQRVQEAAEEEGLKDIFEDAGFDWRNAGCSMCLGMNEDQLEGDEACASSSNRNFVGRQGSKDGRTVLMNPRMVAAAAITGEVTDVRELPEAEVTA, from the coding sequence ATGAGCGAGGGAACGCTCTACGACAAGGTCTGGGACCACCACAAGGTGACAACCCTACCGACCGGACAGGATCAGCTGTTCATCGGTCTTCACCTCATCCACGAGGTCACGAGCCCGCAGGCGTTCGGCATGCTCGAGGAACGCGACCTCGAGGTCGCCTATCCCGAACTCACCCACGCGACCGTCGATCACATCATCCCGACCGCGGACCAGTCCCGTCCCTACGAGGAGGACGCCGCCGAGGAAATGATGCGCGAACTCGAGGAGAACGTTCGCGAGGCTGGCATCGAGTTCTCCGATCCGGACTCTGGCGACCAGGGAATCGTCCACGTCGTCGGCCCGGAGCAGGGACTCACCCAGCCCGGCAAGACGATCGTCTGTGGCGACTCCCACACCTCGACGCACGGTGCGTTCGGCGCGCTCGCGTTCGGGATCGGGACCAGCCAGATCCGCGACGTGCTCGCGACGGGCACAGTCGCCATGGAGAAACAGAAGGTCCGCAAGATCCAGATCGATGGCGAACTCGGCGACGGCGTCGAGGCAAAGGACGTCATTCTGGAGATCATCAGCCGCCTCGGCACCGAGGGCGGCGTCGGCTACGTCTACGAGTACGCCGGCGAGGCCATCGAGAACCTGGGTATGGAGGGTCGGATGTCGATCTGTAACATGTCCATCGAGGGCGGCGCTCGCGCGGGCTACGTCAACCCCGACGAGACCACCTACGAGTGGCTCGAAGAGACCGACTACTTCCAGGAGAATCCGGAGAAGTTCGAGGAACTGAAGCCATACTGGGAGTCGATCCGGTCGGACGACGACGCCGAGTACGACGACGTCGTCCACATCGACGCGGACGAACTCGAGCCGGTCGTCACCTGGGGGACGACCCCGGGTCAGGGGATCGGTATCACGGACCCGATTCCGGCACCCGAGGACCTGCCCGAAGACAAGCAGGACACCGCCCGACGCGCACAGGAACACATGCGCGTCGAGCCCGGCGAAACGATGGACGGCTACGAAATCGACGTGGCCTTCCTCGGCTCCTGTACCAATGCGCGCCTGCCTGACCTCCGTCGCGCAGCGCGGATCGTCGAGGGCCGTCAGGTCGCAGACGACGTTCGCGCGATGGTCGTCCCCGGCAGCCAGCGCGTACAGGAGGCCGCCGAGGAAGAAGGCCTGAAGGATATCTTCGAGGACGCCGGCTTCGACTGGCGCAACGCCGGCTGCTCGATGTGTCTCGGCATGAACGAAGACCAACTCGAGGGCGACGAGGCCTGCGCCTCCTCCTCGAACCGGAACTTCGTGGGTCGCCAGGGGAGCAAGGACGGACGCACCGTCCTGATGAACCCGCGGATGGTCGCCGCAGCGGCGATTACTGGGGAAGTGACGGACGTTCGTGAACTGCCGGAAGCGGAGGTGACTGCCTAA
- the dph5 gene encoding diphthine synthase, with product MLTFIGLGLYDDRSITVEGQEALRSADRVYAEFYTSKLIGATVEELESAHEIEIEVRDRAGVEQHPEDMLDAAESEDVAFLTAGDTMISTTHVDLRLRAHDRGIDTHVIHGVTAQTATSSLTGLQNYRFGKATTLPFPYAHGADGLPASVTDTIDENRADGLHTVVYLDIKVGHERTDEDEYMTADVGADLLAEEYPDLVGVVVARAGSPEPLVEAGTMTELADQEFGEPLHLLVVPGDCHLLEADALVELADADRETLDIV from the coding sequence ATGCTCACCTTCATCGGCCTCGGCCTCTACGACGACCGCTCGATCACCGTCGAGGGCCAGGAGGCCCTGCGCAGCGCCGACCGCGTCTACGCCGAGTTCTACACCAGCAAACTGATCGGCGCAACTGTCGAGGAACTCGAGTCCGCCCACGAGATCGAGATCGAGGTCCGGGACCGTGCGGGCGTCGAGCAACACCCCGAAGACATGCTCGACGCCGCCGAGAGCGAGGATGTGGCCTTCCTGACGGCCGGCGATACGATGATCTCGACGACGCACGTCGACCTCCGACTACGGGCACACGACCGTGGGATCGACACCCACGTCATTCACGGCGTGACGGCCCAGACGGCGACGAGTTCGCTCACGGGACTCCAGAACTACCGCTTCGGCAAGGCGACGACGCTGCCGTTTCCCTATGCCCACGGCGCGGACGGCTTGCCCGCGAGCGTCACCGACACCATCGACGAGAATCGTGCAGACGGCCTCCATACCGTCGTCTACCTCGACATCAAGGTAGGCCACGAGCGAACCGACGAAGACGAGTACATGACCGCGGACGTCGGTGCGGACCTGCTCGCCGAGGAGTACCCTGACCTCGTCGGCGTCGTCGTCGCCCGCGCGGGCAGTCCGGAGCCGCTCGTCGAGGCCGGGACGATGACCGAACTCGCGGATCAGGAGTTCGGCGAGCCACTCCATCTGCTCGTGGTCCCCGGCGACTGTCACCTGCTCGAGGCTGACGCGCTGGTCGAACTCGCTGACGCGGACCGCGAGACGCTGGATATCGTGTGA
- the ilvC gene encoding ketol-acid reductoisomerase encodes MTDEFTTEIYYDDDADVSTLDNDTVAVLGYGSQGHAHAQNLHESGVDVVVGLREDSSSRSAAEADGLTVETPADAVSQASYVSVLVPDTVQSAVYENAIEPNLEAGDTLQFAHGLNIHYGQIQPPKDIDVTMVAPKSPGHLVRRNYENDEGTPGLLAIDQDATGDAHDRALAYAKAIGCARAGVIETDFQEEVESDLFGEQAVLCGGVTALVKHGYETLVDAGYSPEIAYFECLNELKLIVDLMYEGGNGGMWDSVSDTAEYGGLTRGERILDDSVRENMEEVLEEVQNGEFTREWILENQAGRPSYNQLRQAEKDHEIEEVGERLRDLFAWADEESSESESEKAEVPADD; translated from the coding sequence ATGACTGACGAATTCACCACCGAGATTTACTACGACGATGACGCAGACGTATCGACCCTCGACAACGACACCGTGGCCGTGCTCGGCTACGGCAGCCAGGGCCACGCACACGCGCAGAACCTCCACGAGAGCGGGGTCGACGTGGTCGTCGGCCTCCGCGAGGATTCGTCCTCGCGCTCCGCAGCCGAAGCGGACGGCCTGACGGTCGAAACGCCGGCAGACGCCGTCTCACAGGCGTCCTACGTGTCCGTGCTCGTTCCCGACACCGTCCAGTCGGCGGTCTACGAGAACGCGATCGAGCCGAACCTGGAAGCCGGCGACACGCTGCAGTTCGCCCACGGACTAAACATCCACTACGGACAGATCCAGCCACCGAAAGACATCGACGTGACGATGGTCGCCCCGAAGAGCCCGGGCCACCTCGTGCGCCGGAACTACGAGAACGACGAGGGGACCCCCGGGCTGCTCGCGATCGACCAGGACGCGACCGGTGACGCTCACGACCGCGCGCTCGCCTATGCGAAGGCGATCGGCTGCGCCCGCGCCGGCGTCATCGAGACCGACTTCCAGGAGGAAGTCGAGTCCGACCTCTTCGGCGAGCAAGCCGTCCTCTGTGGCGGTGTCACCGCGCTGGTCAAGCACGGCTACGAGACGCTCGTCGACGCGGGCTACTCCCCTGAGATCGCCTATTTCGAGTGCCTGAACGAGCTCAAGCTGATCGTCGACCTGATGTACGAAGGTGGGAACGGCGGCATGTGGGATTCCGTTTCCGACACCGCCGAATACGGCGGCCTCACCCGCGGCGAGCGCATCCTCGATGACTCCGTCCGCGAGAATATGGAGGAGGTACTCGAGGAGGTCCAGAACGGCGAGTTCACTCGCGAGTGGATTCTCGAGAACCAGGCTGGCCGACCGAGCTACAACCAGCTTCGCCAGGCCGAGAAGGACCACGAGATCGAGGAGGTCGGCGAGCGGCTGCGTGACCTCTTCGCGTGGGCAGACGAGGAATCGAGCGAGAGCGAATCAGAGAAAGCAGAAGTGCCGGCTGACGACTGA
- a CDS encoding Rieske (2Fe-2S) protein — translation MGVRMRLTSVETVYEERSWLFTVRDRHGDPEEVILVPCTGERGETASASEAAVEQAAEEKTTAENRGVEAWVNQCTHEFQRLDTGRGVAMRDGQIICPKHGSMFDSCSGYCDNGEAADTTLPSVEITVDRGDVYLTDDDVTFMHQGGIDGGDDDPSSSSHLSL, via the coding sequence ATGGGCGTTCGAATGCGGTTGACGTCGGTGGAGACGGTGTACGAGGAGCGGTCGTGGCTGTTTACGGTTCGTGATCGGCACGGCGACCCGGAAGAGGTGATTCTCGTGCCGTGTACAGGCGAGCGGGGTGAGACAGCATCCGCCTCGGAAGCAGCGGTAGAGCAAGCAGCAGAGGAGAAAACGACGGCTGAGAATCGCGGCGTCGAGGCCTGGGTGAACCAGTGTACGCACGAGTTCCAGCGCCTCGACACGGGACGCGGCGTGGCGATGCGCGATGGGCAGATCATCTGTCCGAAACACGGCTCGATGTTCGACTCCTGCTCGGGCTACTGCGACAACGGCGAGGCCGCGGACACGACGCTGCCCTCGGTCGAAATCACCGTCGACCGCGGCGACGTTTATCTGACTGACGACGACGTGACGTTCATGCACCAGGGCGGAATCGACGGTGGGGACGACGACCCGTCCTCGAGCTCGCACCTGTCGCTGTGA
- the ilvN gene encoding acetolactate synthase small subunit, producing the protein MSGENEPTEPNEQNGQNEPGYRRGLDGPAPEERPTPAGRRNEQGIRIDPEVEAKQEPRRTVISTLVEHEPGVLSDVSGLFSRRQFNIESLTVGPTTDDDRARITLVVEEPDPGIDQIKKQLRKLVPVISVRELESDAMRRELALVKIDADQPSEVAAVADMYDGKTVDSCPETATIQITGSRQKIDAAIETFEQFGIREIDRTGTTALARGTQSTAAPASTTESTAEAASHPQNQYAPADDD; encoded by the coding sequence ATGAGCGGCGAGAACGAGCCAACCGAACCGAACGAACAGAACGGGCAGAACGAGCCCGGATACCGACGCGGCCTCGACGGCCCCGCTCCCGAGGAGCGGCCGACCCCAGCAGGGCGGCGCAACGAACAGGGCATCCGGATCGACCCCGAGGTCGAGGCCAAGCAAGAGCCGCGCCGGACCGTCATCTCGACGCTCGTCGAGCACGAACCCGGCGTGCTCTCTGATGTCTCGGGGCTGTTCTCGAGACGGCAGTTCAACATCGAGAGCCTCACCGTCGGTCCGACCACCGACGACGACCGCGCGCGGATCACGCTGGTCGTCGAGGAACCCGACCCCGGCATCGACCAGATCAAAAAGCAACTGCGCAAACTGGTCCCCGTCATCTCCGTGCGCGAACTCGAGTCCGATGCGATGCGACGCGAACTCGCGCTCGTGAAGATCGACGCGGATCAACCATCGGAGGTTGCGGCCGTCGCGGACATGTACGACGGCAAGACCGTCGATTCCTGCCCCGAGACGGCGACGATCCAGATCACCGGCTCGCGCCAGAAGATCGATGCTGCAATCGAGACGTTCGAGCAGTTCGGCATCCGCGAGATCGACCGGACGGGAACCACGGCGCTCGCCCGTGGCACCCAGAGCACCGCTGCACCCGCGAGCACGACAGAATCGACCGCCGAAGCGGCGAGCCACCCGCAGAATCAATACGCACCAGCAGACGATGACTGA
- a CDS encoding isocitrate/isopropylmalate dehydrogenase family protein, translating to MTHEIAVIPGDGIGQEVTPAAVEVLEALDVDFSFTEAEAGDAVKAETGEALPEETYELAATADATLFGAAGETAADVILPLREAVGSFVNIRPAKAYPGIDAVRPETDLVFLRENTEGVYSGHEDRLTEDVATLTRVTTQSASEQLAEFACEYAGPESEHDGFTIAHKANVMRETDGLFRDTVAEVAADNGVDTDEVLIDAFATKVCLDPTQFDVIVCPNLAGDVLSDLAAGLVGGLGLLPSANIGPDRGLFEPVHGTAPDIAGEGVANPAATIISAAMLLEYLDYDEEAAAVHAAVEETLADGPRTPDLGGNASTADVTAAVIERL from the coding sequence ATGACTCACGAGATCGCCGTCATCCCCGGCGACGGAATCGGACAGGAGGTTACACCCGCCGCAGTCGAGGTGCTCGAGGCGCTGGACGTGGACTTTTCGTTCACCGAAGCCGAGGCTGGCGACGCAGTCAAAGCGGAGACCGGCGAAGCACTGCCAGAGGAGACGTACGAACTCGCGGCGACGGCCGACGCCACGCTGTTCGGTGCGGCGGGAGAGACCGCTGCGGACGTCATCCTCCCGCTGCGGGAGGCCGTCGGCTCGTTCGTCAATATCCGCCCGGCGAAGGCGTACCCGGGCATCGACGCCGTTCGTCCCGAGACCGACCTGGTCTTCCTCCGGGAGAACACCGAGGGCGTCTACTCGGGCCACGAGGACCGGCTAACCGAGGACGTGGCGACGCTGACCCGCGTGACCACGCAGTCCGCCTCCGAACAGTTGGCTGAATTCGCCTGCGAGTACGCCGGCCCGGAGAGCGAGCACGACGGCTTCACCATCGCGCACAAGGCGAACGTCATGCGCGAAACCGACGGCCTCTTCCGGGACACCGTCGCCGAAGTCGCCGCCGACAACGGCGTCGACACCGACGAGGTGCTCATCGACGCCTTCGCGACGAAAGTCTGTCTCGACCCCACGCAGTTCGACGTCATCGTCTGCCCGAACCTCGCGGGCGACGTGCTCTCTGACCTCGCCGCCGGCCTCGTCGGCGGTCTCGGCCTCCTCCCAAGCGCGAACATCGGCCCCGACCGCGGCCTGTTCGAACCCGTCCACGGCACCGCCCCCGACATCGCCGGCGAGGGCGTCGCCAACCCCGCCGCGACGATCATCTCCGCAGCGATGCTACTCGAGTACCTAGACTACGACGAGGAGGCGGCGGCGGTTCATGCGGCAGTCGAAGAGACGCTCGCGGATGGGCCGCGAACGCCGGACCTGGGCGGCAACGCGTCGACGGCGGACGTGACGGCGGCGGTTATCGAGCGGCTGTAG
- the ilvB gene encoding biosynthetic-type acetolactate synthase large subunit, which produces MSERATSIPPEEQHDDQDQDQNADATANADGNDTTAGATSTDTAATGDDAQPDPVTTGAESVVRALENAGVEYAFGVQGGAIMPVYDALYDSDITHVTMAHEQGASHAADAYGIVSGEPGVCLATSGPGATNLVTGIADADMDSDPMLALTGQVPTDFVGNDAFQETDTTGVTTPVTKDNTFAADPDRVGTDVSEAFALAREGRPGPTLVDLPKDVTNAETNREPDEPTTPDTYEVTEEADPTIVASAAERIENATRPIMLLGGGVIKGEASEACQEFAIEHEIPVVTTMPGIGAFPEDHELSMEMAGMHGTGYANMAITHCDTMIAVGTRFDDRLTGGIETFAPDAEIIHVDIDPAEISKNIHADYPLVGDADTVVSQLARAVETSPKATKWRAQCQQWKSDYSMAYDVPADEPIQPEFVVEALDEATSDRAIVTTGVGQHQMWACQYWTFTEPRTWVSSHGLGTMGYGLPAAIGARLAADDDQEVVCIDGDGSFLMTLQGLSVAVRENLDITVAVLNNEYIGMVRQWQDAFFEGRHSASDYGWMPEFDKLAEAFGANGFRIDEYDDVADTIEAALAEDGPSVIDVHIDPQANVYPMVPSGGDNGQFALAEDQL; this is translated from the coding sequence ATGAGCGAACGCGCAACCTCGATCCCACCGGAGGAACAGCACGACGACCAGGACCAAGACCAGAACGCAGACGCAACAGCCAACGCGGACGGAAACGACACCACCGCAGGCGCAACCAGCACTGATACGGCAGCCACAGGTGACGACGCGCAGCCTGACCCAGTCACGACGGGTGCCGAATCCGTCGTCCGCGCACTCGAGAACGCCGGCGTCGAGTACGCCTTCGGCGTGCAGGGCGGGGCGATCATGCCCGTCTACGACGCACTCTACGATTCGGATATTACGCACGTGACGATGGCCCACGAACAGGGCGCATCGCACGCGGCCGACGCCTACGGCATCGTCTCTGGCGAGCCGGGCGTCTGTCTGGCGACCTCGGGGCCGGGCGCGACAAATCTCGTCACGGGCATCGCGGACGCCGACATGGACTCGGACCCGATGCTCGCGCTGACGGGCCAGGTTCCGACGGACTTCGTCGGCAACGACGCGTTCCAGGAGACGGACACGACGGGTGTCACGACGCCGGTCACGAAGGATAACACGTTCGCTGCCGATCCGGACCGCGTCGGTACCGACGTCAGCGAAGCCTTCGCGCTCGCCCGTGAGGGCCGCCCAGGACCGACGCTGGTCGACCTGCCGAAGGACGTCACGAACGCCGAGACGAACCGCGAACCCGACGAGCCGACGACGCCTGACACGTACGAGGTCACGGAGGAAGCCGATCCGACGATCGTCGCGTCCGCAGCCGAGCGAATCGAGAACGCGACCCGACCGATCATGCTGCTCGGCGGCGGCGTCATCAAGGGCGAGGCCAGCGAGGCCTGCCAAGAGTTCGCCATCGAGCACGAGATTCCGGTCGTCACGACGATGCCCGGTATCGGCGCGTTCCCGGAGGATCACGAGCTCTCGATGGAGATGGCCGGCATGCACGGCACCGGCTACGCCAACATGGCGATCACGCACTGCGACACGATGATCGCTGTCGGCACCCGGTTCGACGACCGCCTCACGGGCGGCATCGAAACCTTCGCGCCCGACGCGGAGATCATCCACGTCGATATCGACCCCGCGGAAATCTCGAAGAACATCCACGCGGACTATCCGCTGGTTGGCGACGCCGACACCGTCGTCTCCCAGCTCGCACGCGCCGTCGAAACCTCGCCGAAGGCGACCAAGTGGCGCGCGCAGTGCCAGCAGTGGAAGTCGGACTACTCGATGGCCTACGACGTGCCTGCGGACGAACCGATTCAGCCGGAGTTCGTCGTCGAGGCGCTTGACGAAGCCACGAGCGACCGTGCGATCGTCACGACCGGCGTCGGCCAGCACCAGATGTGGGCCTGCCAGTACTGGACGTTCACCGAGCCTCGGACGTGGGTCTCGAGTCACGGTCTCGGGACGATGGGCTACGGCCTGCCCGCGGCCATCGGCGCGCGTCTCGCCGCCGACGACGACCAGGAGGTCGTCTGCATCGACGGCGACGGCTCGTTCCTGATGACGCTGCAGGGCCTCTCCGTCGCCGTCCGCGAGAACCTGGACATCACCGTTGCCGTGCTCAACAACGAGTACATCGGCATGGTCCGACAGTGGCAGGACGCCTTCTTCGAGGGCCGTCACTCCGCTTCGGACTACGGCTGGATGCCCGAGTTCGACAAACTCGCCGAGGCCTTCGGCGCGAACGGCTTCCGAATCGACGAATACGACGACGTCGCCGACACGATCGAGGCCGCACTCGCCGAGGACGGCCCTTCGGTGATCGACGTCCACATCGACCCGCAGGCGAACGTCTACCCGATGGTTCCAAGCGGTGGCGACAACGGCCAGTTCGCGCTGGCGGAGGATCAGCTATGA